The following are encoded together in the Blautia obeum ATCC 29174 genome:
- a CDS encoding glycogen debranching protein yields the protein MEKKMKSYHQKFVSDHPYESSPMAEIAGFPVRPGIYDLNGATPLQNGVNFTIHTCGGTSCELLLFHRAQEEPFAVLPFPEAYKIGDVYSMIVYGLNIDEFEYAYRVDGPYCPEKGLLFDKNKILLDPYAKAVAGQRTWGIRWDHTYHARVVKDRFDWGDMPQSKKELCDLIIYELHVRDFTHHPSSGVQHRGTFSGLMEKIPYLKELGINAVELMPIFEFDETMNSRTVDGKQLLECWGYNTVGFFAPNSSYAAANEHNLEGTELKTLIKALHDNGIEVILDVVFNHTAEGNEKGNTFSFKGFDNNIYYMLTPDGNYYNFSGCGNTLNCNHPVVQQLILECLRYWTINYRVDGFRFDLASILGRNEDGSPMNNPPLLRTLADDSILSNVKLIAEAWDAGGLYQVGSFPASGRWAEWNGRYRDSLRSYLKGDSWNAWDAAWSISGSGDLYGGYYDNTHSNYAGYNSCVNFLTCHDGFTLYDLYAYNDKHNEANGWNNTDGANDNRSWNCGAEGETDDPEVLSLRRRMIRNACAVLMCSRGTPMFLAGDEFGNTKFGNNNSYCQDNITSWLDWRMLEKNKDLFEFFKFMIAFRKKHPVIHKQLPTSVCGMDPIHTHNLNAEETDIPRDARTFCVSFAGYDKEKGKDDLIYVAVNTFWEDVTITLPNLHGRGAWHLSVNTYGDGNGHYCYPEGQEVRIDRSFVMRPRSVAVFTGRDY from the coding sequence ATGGAGAAAAAAATGAAATCCTATCATCAGAAATTTGTATCTGACCATCCTTATGAATCTTCCCCTATGGCAGAAATCGCCGGTTTTCCGGTCCGTCCGGGAATTTACGATCTGAACGGGGCTACTCCTTTGCAGAATGGTGTTAATTTTACCATTCACACATGCGGAGGAACCTCCTGTGAACTGCTTCTGTTCCACCGTGCACAGGAAGAACCTTTTGCTGTACTTCCTTTTCCGGAAGCTTACAAGATCGGTGATGTTTATTCCATGATCGTATATGGACTGAACATTGATGAATTTGAATATGCCTACCGTGTAGACGGACCATACTGTCCGGAAAAAGGACTGCTCTTTGACAAAAATAAAATTCTGCTCGATCCATATGCCAAAGCAGTTGCTGGTCAGCGTACCTGGGGAATCCGCTGGGACCATACGTATCATGCACGTGTCGTCAAAGACCGTTTCGACTGGGGCGATATGCCACAGTCAAAAAAAGAGCTCTGTGACCTGATCATCTACGAACTGCATGTACGTGATTTTACTCATCATCCTTCTTCCGGTGTTCAGCATCGAGGAACTTTTTCCGGACTTATGGAAAAAATCCCTTATCTGAAAGAACTGGGAATCAATGCAGTGGAGCTGATGCCTATCTTCGAATTTGATGAGACCATGAATTCCCGTACCGTAGATGGCAAACAACTTCTCGAATGCTGGGGATACAACACTGTCGGATTTTTTGCTCCGAACAGCAGCTATGCCGCTGCAAATGAACATAACCTGGAAGGTACGGAATTGAAGACACTGATCAAAGCACTTCATGACAATGGGATTGAAGTAATCCTGGATGTTGTTTTCAATCACACCGCTGAAGGAAACGAAAAAGGAAACACATTCAGTTTCAAAGGCTTTGACAACAATATTTACTATATGCTGACTCCTGATGGCAATTACTACAACTTCAGCGGCTGCGGAAACACCCTGAACTGTAATCACCCTGTCGTTCAGCAGCTGATTCTCGAATGTCTGCGCTACTGGACGATCAATTACCGCGTAGACGGATTCCGCTTCGATCTGGCAAGTATCCTTGGCCGAAATGAAGATGGCTCTCCTATGAATAATCCGCCTCTGCTCCGTACTCTTGCCGATGATTCAATCTTAAGCAACGTAAAACTGATTGCTGAAGCATGGGATGCCGGCGGTCTTTATCAGGTAGGAAGCTTCCCTGCAAGCGGCCGCTGGGCAGAATGGAACGGCAGATACCGTGACTCTCTCCGCAGTTATCTGAAAGGGGATTCCTGGAATGCATGGGATGCAGCCTGGAGTATCTCCGGCTCCGGTGATCTCTATGGTGGCTATTACGACAATACCCACAGCAACTATGCCGGTTACAATTCCTGCGTGAATTTTCTGACCTGTCATGACGGCTTTACACTGTACGATCTATATGCGTACAATGACAAACATAACGAAGCAAACGGCTGGAATAACACAGACGGGGCCAATGACAACCGCAGCTGGAACTGTGGTGCCGAAGGTGAGACCGATGATCCGGAAGTCCTCTCACTTCGCCGCCGTATGATCCGGAATGCCTGTGCTGTCCTTATGTGCAGCCGCGGTACACCAATGTTTCTTGCCGGTGATGAATTTGGGAATACCAAATTCGGAAACAACAACAGCTACTGCCAGGACAACATTACTTCCTGGCTGGACTGGCGTATGCTCGAAAAGAACAAAGATCTGTTTGAATTCTTTAAATTTATGATCGCATTCCGCAAAAAGCATCCGGTCATCCACAAACAGCTGCCCACATCCGTCTGCGGCATGGATCCTATCCACACACATAATCTGAATGCAGAAGAAACAGATATTCCACGAGATGCACGTACCTTCTGTGTGAGCTTTGCGGGATACGATAAAGAAAAAGGAAAAGATGACCTGATCTATGTCGCAGTCAATACTTTCTGGGAAGACGTCACGATCACGCTTCCAAATCTTCACGGAAGAGGCGCATGGCACTTGAGCGTCAATACGTATGGAGATGGAAACGGGCATTACTGCTATCCGGAAGGACAGGAAGTCCGGATTGACAGAAGTTTCGTGATGCGGCCGAGGAGCGTGGCCGTGTTTACCGGAAGAGATTACTAA
- the uraA gene encoding uracil permease — MERKIIQVEDKVPVNLLIPLSIQHMFAMFGASVLVPFMFGINPAIVLLMNGIGTLLFILITKGKAPAYLGSSFAFLSPGLLVASKFGFQYALGGFVVLGICGMIVALIIRQCGTNWIDIVLPTAAMGPVVALIGLELAGSAASTAGLLDEQIDMKNVIVFLVTLGVAVFGQILFRGFLSVIPILIAIIAGYAAAAACGILDFTAVKEAAFFALPNFQAPKFNLEAILTILPALLLVTSEHIGHQIVTSKIVGKDLLKDPGLHRSLFADFFSTTVSGCLGSVPTTTYGENIGVMAMTKVYSVQVIGGAAVLSICCSFLGKLAALINTIPGPVIGGISFLLYGMIGTSGLRMLVDNQVDYSKSRNLALTSVVFIVGLSGIALNLGNVKLTGMVLACVVAMALSLIFYILDKLHLTNDL, encoded by the coding sequence GTGGAAAGAAAAATTATCCAAGTAGAAGACAAAGTACCTGTTAATCTGTTAATACCTTTAAGCATCCAGCATATGTTTGCCATGTTCGGTGCCTCTGTTCTGGTTCCTTTTATGTTCGGTATCAACCCTGCCATCGTTCTTCTGATGAACGGTATCGGAACACTTCTGTTCATTCTGATCACCAAAGGTAAAGCACCGGCCTATCTTGGTTCCAGTTTTGCATTCCTGTCACCTGGACTCCTGGTTGCCTCCAAATTTGGTTTCCAGTATGCTCTGGGCGGATTTGTTGTCCTCGGCATCTGCGGTATGATCGTTGCTCTGATCATCCGTCAGTGTGGAACTAACTGGATTGACATTGTCCTTCCAACCGCAGCCATGGGACCGGTAGTTGCACTGATCGGACTGGAGCTTGCCGGAAGCGCAGCAAGCACTGCCGGACTTCTGGACGAACAGATCGATATGAAAAATGTGATCGTATTTCTGGTCACACTCGGTGTTGCTGTATTTGGCCAGATCCTGTTCCGTGGATTTTTATCCGTTATTCCAATCCTGATCGCGATCATTGCCGGATATGCAGCCGCAGCTGCCTGCGGAATTCTTGATTTTACTGCTGTAAAAGAAGCTGCTTTTTTTGCACTTCCGAATTTTCAGGCACCGAAATTTAATCTGGAGGCAATCCTGACCATTCTTCCGGCACTGCTTCTTGTTACTTCCGAGCACATCGGCCATCAGATCGTGACAAGTAAGATCGTAGGCAAAGATCTGCTGAAAGATCCCGGACTTCATCGTTCCCTTTTTGCAGATTTCTTCTCAACTACCGTATCCGGATGTCTTGGTTCTGTGCCGACTACAACTTATGGTGAAAACATCGGTGTTATGGCTATGACAAAAGTTTACAGCGTTCAGGTCATTGGTGGTGCTGCAGTTCTTTCTATCTGCTGCTCTTTCCTCGGCAAACTTGCTGCCCTGATCAACACGATTCCGGGACCGGTTATCGGTGGAATCTCCTTCCTGCTGTACGGTATGATCGGAACTTCCGGTCTTCGTATGCTCGTAGACAATCAGGTGGATTACAGCAAATCCCGTAACCTGGCCCTGACTTCTGTAGTCTTTATCGTAGGCCTTTCCGGAATCGCCCTGAATCTTGGCAACGTCAAACTCACCGGAATGGTCCTTGCCTGTGTAGTAGCCATGGCTTTAAGCCTTATCTTCTATATTCTTGATAAGCTGCATCTGACAAACGATTTATAA
- a CDS encoding rhodanese-like domain-containing protein, with protein sequence MFPIETISARMLDYYVGRNDALIIDLREEKAYAESHVRGAVNIPYETLENRKDLPMNKILVFYCDRGGASMAAAREFVRRGYRTRSVIGGFTAYRGRNLVSGDR encoded by the coding sequence ATGTTTCCTATTGAAACGATCTCAGCCAGGATGCTTGATTATTATGTGGGGCGAAACGATGCTTTGATCATAGATCTGCGAGAAGAAAAAGCATATGCCGAAAGTCATGTGCGGGGAGCTGTAAATATTCCATATGAAACACTGGAGAACAGAAAAGATCTTCCAATGAATAAGATACTTGTTTTTTACTGTGACAGAGGCGGTGCAAGCATGGCAGCCGCAAGAGAATTTGTCAGACGGGGATACAGGACACGTTCGGTGATCGGTGGGTTTACGGCGTACCGAGGCAGAAATCTTGTGAGTGGAGACAGGTAA
- the yfcE gene encoding phosphodiesterase, with the protein MKYMFASDVHGSAYYCRLMLEKYKEEQAERLVLLGDLLYHGPRNDLPKEYAPKEVIKMLNGMKNDIYAVRGNCEAEVDQMVLEFPVMADYCILAINGLTFYATHGHVYNENNLPPFHEGDILIHGHTHVLKAEQKEGYILLNPGSVSIPKEGNPPTYAVLEDKTFTIKDFDGNIIKEMRLG; encoded by the coding sequence ATGAAATACATGTTTGCATCTGATGTGCACGGCTCGGCATACTATTGCCGGCTGATGCTGGAGAAATATAAAGAAGAGCAGGCAGAACGCCTGGTGCTGCTGGGCGATCTGCTTTATCACGGACCGAGAAATGACCTTCCGAAGGAATATGCACCGAAAGAGGTCATCAAAATGCTGAATGGCATGAAAAATGATATTTACGCAGTAAGAGGTAACTGTGAAGCGGAAGTGGACCAGATGGTTCTGGAATTCCCGGTAATGGCAGATTACTGTATTCTGGCAATTAACGGACTTACTTTTTATGCGACGCATGGACATGTCTATAATGAAAATAATCTTCCACCGTTCCACGAGGGAGACATTCTGATACATGGACATACACATGTGCTGAAAGCAGAACAAAAAGAAGGGTATATCCTTCTGAATCCAGGATCTGTATCTATTCCGAAAGAAGGAAATCCGCCTACATATGCTGTTCTGGAAGACAAAACATTTACGATTAAAGATTTTGATGGAAATATCATCAAGGAAATGAGGCTTGGATGA
- a CDS encoding THUMP domain-containing class I SAM-dependent RNA methyltransferase — translation MKYMELIAPCHFGMEAVLKREILDLGYEISKVEDGKVTFLADAEGIAQANMFLRTTERILLKTGEFKAVTFDELFEKTKAIPWEEYIPKDGKFWVAKANSVKSALFSPSDIQSIMKKAIVERLKSVYGISWFQEDGASFPIRVAFMKDVATIGIDTSGVSLHKRGYRQMTVKAPITETLASALIMLTPWNKDRILVDPFCGSGTFPIEAAMIAADMAPGMNRSFLAEDWKHLVPRKCWYDALEEAQDRVNLDIDTDIQGYDIDPEALKSARANAKMAGVDKLIHFQQRAVKDLSHPKPYGFIITNPPYGERLEEKEALPQLYREIGERYNRLDKWSMYLITSYDRAENDIGRKADKNRKIYNGMLKTYYYQFLGPKPPRRKKD, via the coding sequence ATGAAATATATGGAATTGATCGCACCGTGTCACTTTGGCATGGAAGCGGTTCTGAAACGCGAGATTCTGGATCTTGGGTATGAGATCAGTAAGGTAGAAGATGGCAAAGTTACGTTTCTGGCAGATGCGGAAGGTATTGCGCAGGCCAATATGTTCCTTCGTACGACAGAGAGGATTCTGCTGAAGACCGGAGAGTTTAAAGCAGTGACATTTGACGAACTTTTTGAAAAAACAAAGGCGATCCCGTGGGAAGAATATATTCCGAAGGATGGCAAGTTCTGGGTAGCAAAAGCCAATTCTGTAAAGAGTGCGCTGTTCAGTCCTTCTGATATTCAGTCCATCATGAAAAAAGCAATCGTAGAACGCCTGAAAAGTGTTTATGGAATTTCCTGGTTTCAGGAGGATGGTGCAAGCTTCCCGATTCGAGTAGCCTTTATGAAGGATGTGGCTACGATCGGGATTGATACATCCGGAGTTTCTCTTCATAAGAGAGGCTATCGTCAGATGACTGTCAAAGCTCCGATCACTGAGACGCTGGCCTCTGCACTGATCATGTTGACGCCATGGAATAAAGACCGCATTCTTGTGGATCCATTCTGCGGAAGTGGTACTTTCCCGATCGAGGCAGCTATGATTGCGGCAGATATGGCTCCTGGCATGAACCGTTCTTTTCTTGCGGAAGACTGGAAACATCTGGTTCCGCGCAAATGCTGGTATGATGCACTGGAGGAAGCGCAGGACCGTGTGAACCTGGATATAGATACAGATATTCAGGGATATGATATTGATCCGGAGGCACTGAAATCTGCCCGTGCCAATGCGAAGATGGCAGGAGTGGATAAGCTGATTCATTTTCAGCAGAGAGCAGTCAAAGATCTCAGTCATCCGAAACCATATGGATTTATCATCACGAACCCGCCATATGGAGAACGTCTGGAAGAAAAAGAAGCACTTCCACAGTTATACAGAGAGATTGGAGAGAGGTATAATCGTCTGGACAAGTGGTCTATGTATCTGATCACATCTTATGACCGTGCGGAAAATGATATTGGACGAAAAGCGGACAAGAATCGCAAGATTTATAATGGTATGTTAAAAACATATTATTATCAGTTCCTGGGTCCGAAACCACCAAGGAGGAAAAAAGATTGA